A window of the Deltaproteobacteria bacterium CG2_30_66_27 genome harbors these coding sequences:
- a CDS encoding damage-inducible protein yields MLAFRTTGRFEKEFRLAVRRGKDVSKLQAVMRALVQEVPLDPRLRDHAMKGEFSGRRECHVEPDWLLVYKREPGVVIFERTGTHADFFE; encoded by the coding sequence ATGCTCGCTTTCCGGACCACTGGACGCTTTGAGAAGGAATTCAGGCTTGCCGTGAGGCGAGGGAAAGACGTTTCAAAACTTCAGGCAGTTATGCGGGCGCTGGTCCAGGAAGTGCCGCTTGATCCAAGACTCAGGGACCACGCAATGAAAGGTGAATTCTCCGGGCGGCGTGAGTGCCACGTCGAACCGGACTGGCTGCTCGTCTACAAACGCGAACCCGGCGTCGTTATCTTCGAGCGGACGGGGACACACGCTGACTTTTTTGAGTAA
- a CDS encoding DUF2191 domain-containing protein yields MPTNLHIDTDLLEQAQRLGHHRTKRETVDEALREYIQYLKRVQAVAAFGTIDFDPDYDYKKMRNAR; encoded by the coding sequence ATGCCGACGAATCTTCATATCGATACGGATTTGCTGGAGCAGGCACAACGATTAGGGCATCACCGTACGAAACGCGAGACGGTGGATGAAGCGTTGCGCGAGTACATCCAGTATCTGAAAAGGGTGCAGGCGGTCGCGGCATTCGGGACGATCGATTTTGACCCCGATTATGACTATAAAAAGATGCGGAACGCCCGTTGA
- a CDS encoding peptidase yields MCRIRDLSLFCNWLRLAALCIFIFSLSGCASMKSVQTAPPFPGHREKEIERNRFPVAQGEDVIGRLAIIRLETGDTLPDIARHFSLGVNAISAANPGVDVWVPGAGERILLPLSFILPDTPRKGIVVNLATMRLFQYKEDGTSLLVTTYPIGIGTDERPTPTGRMRVARKAARPTWHVPASIAADHRKKGDILPKAVPPGPDNPLGEYALYLSKSGYLIHGTNKPASIGLTATNGCLRLYPENVKLLFDDTPVKTPVLIVSQPYLMGQRNGVLYLEAHAPPEASGALESEKLHKKLRTIEKKARRTLDWKKVKEVQAEARGIPVPIFELSQGSQKKVAKPVEIEHPERLYGKPEIPALNLRAWYVLAADVPDKMEAQRIAAIINHQGPQIPARVFQKSASYRVIAGPFDDGSEAKKAAKRLKIDLEIDGIVIEPVKNG; encoded by the coding sequence ATGTGCCGAATCCGTGATCTATCACTCTTCTGCAACTGGCTTCGTTTGGCTGCTCTCTGTATATTCATCTTCTCTCTCTCCGGCTGTGCTTCAATGAAAAGTGTTCAGACAGCGCCGCCTTTTCCAGGCCATCGCGAAAAGGAGATCGAGCGAAACAGGTTCCCGGTTGCACAAGGAGAAGACGTCATCGGCAGGCTGGCGATCATCCGGCTCGAAACGGGGGATACGCTCCCGGATATTGCCCGGCACTTCAGTCTGGGGGTCAATGCAATCAGTGCGGCGAATCCTGGGGTGGATGTATGGGTTCCTGGGGCCGGAGAGCGTATCCTGTTGCCTCTGAGTTTTATCCTGCCGGACACTCCCAGGAAAGGGATTGTGGTCAACCTGGCCACCATGAGGCTCTTTCAGTATAAAGAGGATGGGACGTCCCTGTTGGTGACGACCTACCCGATCGGTATCGGCACCGACGAGCGGCCTACCCCCACAGGCCGGATGCGTGTGGCGCGCAAGGCAGCCCGGCCTACCTGGCATGTTCCCGCTTCGATTGCCGCGGACCATCGCAAGAAAGGGGATATCCTCCCCAAAGCCGTCCCGCCGGGGCCCGATAATCCCTTGGGAGAATACGCGCTCTACTTGAGCAAATCGGGTTATTTGATCCATGGCACCAATAAACCGGCCAGCATCGGCCTTACCGCAACCAATGGCTGCCTGAGACTCTATCCGGAAAACGTGAAGTTGCTCTTCGATGACACTCCGGTGAAAACGCCTGTACTCATTGTCAGCCAGCCTTATCTCATGGGGCAACGTAATGGCGTACTGTACCTGGAAGCGCATGCGCCTCCGGAAGCGTCGGGTGCTCTTGAGTCGGAGAAACTCCATAAAAAATTGAGAACCATTGAAAAGAAAGCCCGGCGCACGCTCGACTGGAAAAAGGTCAAGGAAGTACAGGCTGAGGCCCGTGGGATTCCGGTTCCCATCTTCGAGTTGAGCCAGGGCAGTCAAAAAAAGGTCGCGAAGCCTGTAGAAATCGAGCACCCGGAGAGATTGTACGGAAAACCGGAAATACCGGCACTGAATTTGCGGGCATGGTATGTATTGGCTGCCGATGTGCCTGACAAGATGGAAGCTCAGAGGATTGCCGCCATCATCAATCACCAGGGGCCGCAAATCCCGGCACGGGTGTTCCAAAAGAGCGCCAGCTACCGTGTTATCGCCGGCCCGTTCGATGACGGCAGTGAAGCAAAAAAGGCAGCGAAACGCCTGAAAATAGATCTGGAAATAGACGGAATTGTAATTGAACCTGTCAAAAATGGATAA